One segment of Macrotis lagotis isolate mMagLag1 chromosome 1, bilby.v1.9.chrom.fasta, whole genome shotgun sequence DNA contains the following:
- the ZBTB21 gene encoding zinc finger and BTB domain-containing protein 21 encodes MEGLLHYINPAHAISLLSALNEERLKGQLCDVLLIVGDQKFRAHKNVLAASSEYFQTLFTNKENESQTVFQLDFCEPDAFDNVLNYIYSSSLFVEKSSLAAVQELGYSLGISFLTNIVSKTPQISFPTCPNKKKIFQEGDESSSQKRSVIVCQSRIEAQGKNASQIQHDLSHTSKPSPSIAVKNNTNRPHVTKPIEPLHNLSLNEGRWPKESSLGYPKLIEPPGSLDDQCRSGLVKRNTLLTSKPLQDRETSNDKQGICSQPLREKTVEMSLKKPQPPVLSLCSSSEAPYLLKETGKGSSQGEDRNLLYYSKLGLVIPSSGPRNQSIDRSGPLVKSLLRRSLSVDSQVPMYSSVSLKTSQGSSSITNDAPENIFSPASQKSSLKESTEKTVLVDQTQVIHPHRLRSFSASQSSEREIASPVTEVRIKTEPSSPLSDPSEIIRVTIGDAAAAVNKNFSFKIEDEQSHQGRLVTKRRFQADRRLPFKKLKINEHGSLGSEDNFEENSSPTHLDAEFPDSDFSKDEYSELEETRPNRKFKCKHCLKIFRSTAGLHRHVNMYHNPEKPYACDICHKRFHTNFKVWTHCQTQHGIVKNPSPASSSHGILDEKFQRKLIDIVREREIKKALIIKLRRGKTGFQGQTSSQAQQVIKRNLRSRAKGAYICTYCGKAYRFLSQFKQHIKMHPGEKPLGVNKITKQKEHVPHESSLEKEAYQCHLCNAKLSSLLEQGNHERLCRNATVCPYCSLRFFSPDLKHEHESKCEYKKLTCLECMRTFKSSFSIWRHQVEVHNQNTMAPSENFSLPIDHNGDVTSTSKLQPQSELNKVNHFITTKEDGVFSDSSEQINFDSEDSSCLPEDLSVSKQLKIQIKEEPIEDTQDDASGTNLASKEAGCNKDTGVWPCEKCGKMFTVHKQLERHQELLCSVKPFICHVCNKAFRTNFRLWSHFQSHMSQTTEESGRKEPESCPPTHSPSPPPLPPPLPKIQPLEPDSPTGLSESPSTTEKLFVPKESDTLFYHAPPLSAITFKRQYMCKLCHRTFKTAFSLWSHEQTHN; translated from the coding sequence ATGGAGGGACTTCTGCATTACATAAATCCAGCACATGCCATTTCTCTCCTAAGTGCTCTAAATGAGGAGCGTCTCAAAGGACAGCTCTGTGATGTTCTTCTAATAGTGGGAGACCAAAAATTTCGAGCTCATAAAAACGTCTTGGCTGCCAGCAGTGAATATTTTCAGACTTTattcacaaataaagaaaatgagtccCAAACAGTATTTCAACTTGACTTCTGTGAACCAGATGCTTTTGATAatgtattaaattatatttactcTTCATCTTTATTTGTAGAGAAAAGCAGCCTTGCTGCTGTGCAAGAACTTGGCTACAGTCTTGGTATTTCTTTCCTTACTAACATTGTTTCCAAGACACCTCAAATCTCTTTTCCAACATGtcctaataagaaaaaaatatttcaagaaggAGATGAAAGTAGCTCTCAAAAAAGAAGTGTTATTGTTTgtcaaagcagaattgaagcacaGGGAAAGAATGCTAGTCAAATTCAGCATGATCTAAGCCATACTTCAAAGCCTTCACCTAGCATTGCAGTCAAGAATAATACTAATAGACCACATGTCACAAAACCAATTGAACCACTTCACAATTTGTCATTAAATGAAGGAAGGTGGCCAAAAGAAAGTTCATTGGGTTATCCCAAGCTTATTGAGCCTCCTGGATCTTTGGATGATCAGTGTAGAAGTGGTTTGGTAAAAAGAAATACACTGTTGACTTCAAAACCACTACAAGACAGAGAAACTTCAAATGATAAACAAGGAATATGTAGTCAGCCTTTAAGGGAGAAAACAGTAGAAATGTCTTTGAAAAAACCTCAACCACCAGTTTTATCTCTTTGTAGCTCATCAGAGGCTCCATATCTGTTAAAAGAAACTGGCAAAGGAAGCAGTCAAGGGGAAGATAGAAATTTACTGTACTATTCAAAACTAGGATTAGTGATCCCATCTAGTGGACCTAGAAACCAAAGTATTGACCGAAGTGGCCCACTTGTTAAGAGTCTTCTCCGACGATCATTATCAGTGGATAGTCAGGTTCCTATGTATTCTTCAGTTAGTTTGAAAACCTCACAAGGATCATCCTCAATAACAAATGATGCACCAGAGAATATATTTAGTCCTGCATCTCAAAAGTCATCTTTGAAAGAGTCTACTGAAAAAACAGTGCTAGTTGACCAGACACAGGTCATACACCCACATCGCCTTAGGTCCTTCAGTGCCTCTCAGTCATCTGAAAGGGAGATAGCCTCACCTGTTACAGAGGTACGAATAAAAACTGAACCTAGCAGTCCACTTTCAGATCCCTCTGAAATAATCAGGGTCACTATAGGAGATGCAGCAGCAGCAGtcaataaaaacttttcttttaagataGAAGATGAACAAAGTCATCAAGGCAGACTTGTAACAAAAAGGAGATTTCAAGCTGACCGAAGGTTgccatttaaaaaactaaaaataaatgagcATGGTTCTCTTGGATCAGAGGATAATTTTGAAGAAAACTCAAGCCCCACTCACCTAGATGCCGAGTTCCCAGATTCAGATTTTAGTAAAGATGAATATAGTGAGTTGGAAGAAACTAgaccaaatagaaaatttaaatgcaAGCATTGCCTTAAAATTTTTAGATCTACAGCAGGTCTTCATCGTCATGTTAATATGTACCATAACCCAGAAAAACCTTATGCTTGTGATATTTGTCATAAACGATTTCATACAAACTTCAAAGTCTGGACACATTGTCAGACACAACATGGAATTGTGAAGAATCCATCACCAGCTTCCAGTTCACATGGTATCTTGGATGAGAAATTCCAAAGAAAGTTGATTgatatagtgagagagagagaaattaaaaaagcCCTGATTATTAAATTAAGGCGTGGCAAAACAGGTTTTCAGGGACAAACCAGTTCACAAGCACAGCAAGTCATCAAAAGGAACTTAAGATCCAGAGCCAAAGGAGCATACATTTGTACTTACTGTGGCAAAGCATACcgttttctttctcagtttaaaCAACACATAAAAATGCACCCAGGAGAAAAACCACTAGGAGTAAATAAAATTACCAAACAAAAAGAACATGTTCCTCATGAAAGTTCATTAGAAAAGGAGGCTTACCAGTGCCACCTCTGCAATGCTAAGCTCTCCTCTCTTTTAGAACAAGGAAACCATGAACGATTATGCAGAAATGCTACAGTTTGCCCTTATTGCAGCCTTAGATTCTTTTCCCCAGACCTGAAGCATGAACATGAAAGTAAATGTGAGTATAAAAAACTGACTTGTCTTGAATGTATGCGTacttttaaatcttcttttaGTATTTGGCGCCATCAAGTTGAAGTTCATAATCAAAATACCATGGCTCCATCAGAAAACTTTTCTCTTCCTATTGACCATAATGGTGATGTAACTAGTACTTCAAAACTGCAGCCCCAGTCTGAGCTTAATAAAGTAAATCATTTTATTACCACGAAAGAAGATGGAGTATTCAGTGATTCTTCAGAACAAATTAATTTTGATTCAGAAGATTCTTCATGTCTTCCTGAAGACTTAAGTGTTTCTAAACAACTTAAAATTCAGATCAAGGAAGAACCTATAGAAGATACTCAAGATGATGCGTCTGGAACTAATTTAGCTTCAAAAGAAGCAGGCTGTAATAAAGATACTGGTGTATGGCCTTGTGAAAAATGTGGGAAAATGTTTACTGTGCATAAACAGTTAGAGCGTCATCAGGAACTTTTGTGTTCTGTGAAACCATTTATTTGTCATGTGTGCAACAAAGCTTTTCGTACTAACTTTCGTCTCTGGAGCCATTTCCAGTCTCATATGTCCCAGACTACAGAAGAATCTGGACGTAAAGAGCCTGAGTCATGCCCACCAACTCACTCCCCATCACCACCACCTCTGCCTCCACCATTGCCCAAAATTCAGCCTTTAGAGCCTGATAGCCCTACTGGTTTGTCTGAGAGCCCATCTACTACTGAGAAACTCTTTGTtcccaaagaatcagacacactCTTTTATCATGCCCCTCCCCTTTCAGCAATCACATTTAAAAGGCAATATATGTGTAAACTTTGTCATAGGACATTTAAGACTGCATTTAGCCTTTGGAGTCATGAACAAACACACAATTAA